Below is a genomic region from Argiope bruennichi chromosome 3, qqArgBrue1.1, whole genome shotgun sequence.
GCAAAATGATGCAGAGAAAGTTAGAAAATATCTGCAAGATGGAATTTCACCTGATGAGCCAAACTGGGACATAAATGGAAGGCCAGCTATTTTTGAAGCCACTTATCAAGGAGATGTTGAGatagtaaaaatacttttagatgCCAATGCAGATCCAAATGCACAGAACACAGTAGGAGAAACTGCTTTACATAATGCATTTCACCCAAAATCTTTTTCCAAGGACATTGTAACATTACTTCTTGAACATGGTGCTGATGAGAATATCAGAGAAAAAATGAATGGATACACCCCTATGCATTTAGCAGCAAAATTAGCatcttcaaaaataagtaaaacttgTCACCAAGATCTTTTGGATGTTCTGAAAATGATGAGTGAGAAAGCTGACGTAACAATTACAAGCTACAGAAAAGAAACTGCAATGCACCGTCTCGTTGCAGGAAATGCAGATTGCAGCGACACGCTTCAAATCTTGATTGATAGAGGTTACAAACTGGATGCCCAGAATGAAAGAGGAGAAACTAGCCTCATGTGTGCCATTGACAAAGGTCATATTAATATGGCTGCAGCACTGATAAAAGCAGGAACTAATGTGAATATTAAAGACAGACATTTTCAAACTGCTTTGCACCACAGTGTTCAAAAAAACCAGCTGAGTTTGGTTAAATTGTTACTTAATACACAATGTGATATCAATGCAACAGATCTGAATGGTGACACTGCTCTTCATATTGCCTCAAGTAAAGGATTGACAGATATGGTTAAAGTATTAATATCGTATCCTGAAATTGATGTTAATGTGCAAAATATCCGTGGTTCAACACCACTTCTTAATGCAGTAGAAAGTGGTTTTACTAAAGTAGTGGAACTTTTATTAGAGGTGTACAGTGATGCTGAATATGAAAAAGGACTCCTTAAAGCTTTGGATATAGCTGAAGAAAATTTTGTACGCCGGTGGCACCCAGAAATTTTCTCATTGCTGCAGCAAGCTCTAGATCAAAAAAGAGATTTATGGGATGAAGGTGAAACTTCTCTGTGATTAGTATGTACAATCTTTTATAGACAATAATGTTTGACTTAGACTGCAACTGATATTAACAATCCATTCGATGAGCTGTTATCAGTTTGATATTCTGTAATTTatctttagtttttcttttttgctagtattttcataattaagttattttgaacaagctatttataaaatgtattatttaatataaatatcacaaacaatagaaatgtaaatttatcttacaaaattgtgatgatttttaataaagattttttttttaaatatatagaaaagaattgtttaataaaaGCAACATCAAAAATATGATCATCTTTAAGTACAAccagcaatttttaattaatagtcgTGAATGTAAATGCTTGAAATTGCAATTCATTGTGTTAGGTTCAGTTTCTGAGAGTCATTTTTCATccaattaacttttaaatgacTAAGCATCTGACTGGTTTTGCAAACAATGAATATAATATgtgaatgtttcataaaattatagatagaaaataaatctgacaataatttttttctcaactcTGATTGGCTGCTTTctctactttttatatttctgcatttttaacaACAATAAAGCAATTAATACATGGCAAGTCTAGTTAATTTTCAGAGTACAAAAAAGGAATATCTGGGTCTTAAGCAAGAAacaggtaaatttttttttttttctttaactcgtgttttttttttttttttttttttgtattttaacttttaatgtagTAATTCTTATCTCTAAGCTCTATTTTATGATTcttactgaataaaatttaaaagtgtgcataaaatcttactttaagataacaaaaattgaattaatttactaaaggttctaaaatttcaattaatgagatatgaaattaaatatagcaaattccATAAAAGACAGTAATAATCAATCAAAATGTATCACCtcgtattttattacattttacatatGAAGTTGTGATAACTTAAGGAAGGGACCTTACAGTCATGTGTTTCTATAGAAAACTGatcaaaatttatcttcatttagccAATTTATAATGCTTTATTCATAACAAATATAAAAGGTGCATTTTTCATTAACCACTGCAATATACTTTAATAGTAAGTCAATGCTCAGTcctaatataataaagaaaaatttttaacaaaatgtttatgaaatgcaacaaccttaaaaataaatttaatttgcaaaaaaataacagattttgaaaacattttattctagGTAGACAAgctgtttttataaattacaactGGTCCTTTTAGGTGGTTCAACAAACACCACAgttaaaatcacaaatattttacaatataaatttgaaaaattgtgactATTTAAGATCCATATCAAAGAATCACGATTGtataacaaaaatttgatgaGATCACAACTTCTCTTGACTGTTTAAGAATCGAATTTTACAAAAAGTACATGCACTTCAATATTGTTATCAGCAATTAACAAAgtcaaaaaatcttaattatgtcaggaaaaatatatatatttacaacatAACATAAAAATGCATTAGCATTCCACAacctaataaataaaaacactaacAAATGATAGACTAGGGATCAAGGAAATAATGTAAAGTCATAGTGTACTGTCATTTAAGtgcaaaattagaaattattcatgGAATATTAAAATAGGATTAATAATGGAATCATTAGATAAAACAtctacagtaaaaataaaataaaatctttacatatatattcaaaatgagTTCAAATTCCAATtacctaaaaaaaattctttttttcttaaagcaaacaaaaatattagaacattttattcaaaagttaaaacCATTTTTGTTAGCTAATTACTATATGCTATTTTAGTtaactaattttctaaataatagctGCTTAACttgttaaatcattttaaattagctAAGGTGAAtgtataaaatgtagaaattttaaagtCATAAGGCTGGTTATATACTACAAATGTAGTTAAGTcctttttaatacactaataatagtaacttaattatgcaatttttaaataagtaataataaacttCAAGAAATTAAGCACACCTaccattatatgaaataatactgCAAGCTATGAATTGAATTCACATACGTAACACATTTCAGTCAAgtctaaatttgatatacaacATAATTCCATTTTCTCTAATGTAAAAGTTGACATAAAAATACAGTTAC
It encodes:
- the LOC129963422 gene encoding ankyrin repeat, PH and SEC7 domain containing protein secG-like, with amino-acid sequence MREKLFKMESALKEFHAAVKQNDAEKVRKYLQDGISPDEPNWDINGRPAIFEATYQGDVEIVKILLDANADPNAQNTVGETALHNAFHPKSFSKDIVTLLLEHGADENIREKMNGYTPMHLAAKLASSKISKTCHQDLLDVLKMMSEKADVTITSYRKETAMHRLVAGNADCSDTLQILIDRGYKLDAQNERGETSLMCAIDKGHINMAAALIKAGTNVNIKDRHFQTALHHSVQKNQLSLVKLLLNTQCDINATDLNGDTALHIASSKGLTDMVKVLISYPEIDVNVQNIRGSTPLLNAVESGFTKVVELLLEVYSDAEYEKGLLKALDIAEENFVRRWHPEIFSLLQQALDQKRDLWDEGETSL